The Budorcas taxicolor isolate Tak-1 chromosome 5, Takin1.1, whole genome shotgun sequence genome includes a window with the following:
- the LOC128048155 gene encoding olfactory receptor 6C2-like: protein MRNSTVTAFILLGLTDDPKLQILLLIFLFLTYMLSITGNLTIIFLIFLDSHLKTAMYYFLQNFSFLEISFTSACIPRYLYNIVTGDNVITYNACASQVFFTDLFGVTEFFLLAAMSYDRYVAICKPLHYVTIMSSTVCRRLVFCCWVAGLFIIIPPLSLGLELEFCDFNTIDHFVCDASPLLKISCSNTWYMEQTVIICAVLTLLMTLMCVVLSYIYIIKTILEFPSAQQKKKAFSTCSSHMIVVSITYGSCIFIYIKPSAKDSVAINKGVTMLTTSIAPVLNPFIYTLRNKQVKQAFNNSIKRITIFSKKIRECKAK, encoded by the coding sequence ATGAGAAACAGTACAGTAACCGCATTCATTCTGCTGGGACTGACAGATGACCCTAAACTGCAGATTTTGcttcttatctttctctttctcacctaCATGCTAAGCATAACTGGAAATCTGACCATCATCTTCCTCATCTTCCTGGATTCCCACCTTAAGACAGCCATGTACTATTTCCTACAAAATTTCTCCTTTTTGGAGATCTCATTCACATCAGCTTGTATTCCCAGATACCTGTATAACATCGTGACAGGTGACAATGTCATTACCTACAATGCCTGTGCCAGCCAAGTATTTTTTACTGACCTCTTTGGTGTAACCGAATTTTTTCTCCTAGCTGCTATGTCCTATgatcgctatgtggccatctgcaaacCCCTGCATTATGTGACCATCATGAGTAGCACGGTCTGCAGAAGACTTGTCTTTTGTTGTTGGGTAGCCGGTCTGTTTATTATAATCCCCCCACTTAGCCTAGGCCTAGAATTGgaattttgtgattttaataCCATTGATCATTTTGTCTGTGATGCATCTCCCCTCCTGAAAATCTCGTGTTCAAATACTTGGTACATGGAACAGACTGTTATCATCTGTGCTGTGCTGACCCTCCTTATGACACTGATGTGTGTGGTTCTGTCCTACATTTATATCATCAAGACAATTTTAGAATTCCCTTCTgcccaacaaaagaaaaaggccTTTTCTACTTGCTCTTCCCACATGATTGTGGTTTCAATCACCTATGGTAGCTGCATCTTCATCTACATCAAACCTTCAGCGAAGGACTCAGTGGCCATTAACAAAGGTGTGACCATGCTCACTACTTCCATCGCTCCAGTGCTGAACCCTTTCatttacacactgagaaacaagcAAGTCAAGCAAGCCTTCAATAACTCAATCAAAAGAATCACgatattttccaaaaaaataagagaatgtaAAGCCAAATAA